From Pagrus major chromosome 9, Pma_NU_1.0, the proteins below share one genomic window:
- the tmem237a gene encoding transmembrane protein 237A: protein MPTVKSKKKKTKKEVNDGEEQGEVGLEVEMEEVTSRGHCDSRDPLTPEPQDPAPQKKKKKKKALTIDQDTENADLPNGNMDEALMDGEETTVAVTRKTKRKRKVKATEHSSNDLGAEDDDIITDTQSPIPQHSLFSAPHGHSQPVGKVFVERNRRFQAERVDHLRHSEPMDDYMDPRQIWTTRDVAMRVHSGFRVIGLFSHGFLAGYAVWNIIVVYVLAGEQMTTLPNLLQQYHLLAYPAQSLLYLLLAISTVSAFDRVNLAKASMALRGFLTLDPAALASFLYFIALILSLSQQMTSDRINLYPTANETLWPPGSEQQILRPWIVVNLVVALLVGLAWAVVSTRPDIDYTEEFLMTMEVEGYPRTDEALDIPA from the exons ATGCCGACGGtgaagagcaagaagaagaagacgaagaaggaGGTGAATGatggagaggagcagggagaag TGGGTCTGGAGGtagagatggaggaggtgacCAGCAGGGGTCACTGTGACAGCAGAGACCCGCTGACCCCAGAGCCGCAGGATCCagcaccacagaagaagaagaagaagaagaaggctcTGACTATCG ACCAGGACACAGAGAACGCCGACCTACCCAACGGCAACATGGACGAAGCCCTGATGGATGGAGAGGAGACGACCGTGGCTGTGACCAGGAAGACCAAGAGGAAGAG GAAGGTGAAGGCGACGGAGCACAGCAGCAACGACCTGGGAGCTGAAgacgatgacatcatcacagacaCCCAGTCCCCCATCCCCCAGCATTCCCTGTTCTCCGCTCCACACGGACACAGTCAGCCGGTCGGGAAGGTCTTCGTGGAGAGAAACA GACGTTTCCAGGCAGAGCGAGTCGATCATCTGAGACACTCTGAGCCGATGGACGACTACATGGACCCCCGACAGATCTGGACCACCAGAGATGTCGCCATGAGAGTCCACAGTGGCTTCAG GGTGATCGGTCTGTTCTCTCATGGTTTCCTGGCTGGTTATGCCGTGTGGAACATCATCGTCGTGTACGTGTTGGCAGGTGAACAGATGACCACGCTGCCCAACCTGCTGCAGCAGTATCACCTGCTGGCCTACCCTGCTCAGTCTCTGCTCTACCTGCTGCTCGCCATCAGCACCGTGTCAGCGTTCGACAG GGTGAACCTGGCCAAGGCCTCCATGGCTCTGAGAGGCTTCCTCACTCTGGATCCTGCTGCTCTGGCTTCTTTCT tgtaCTTCATCGCCCTGATCCTGTCCCTCAGTCAGCAGATGACCAGCGATCGCATCAACCTCTATCCTACAGCCAACGAGACTCTGTG GCCTCCAGGTTCAGAGCAGCAGATCCTGCGGCCCTGGATTGTGGTGAACCTGGTGGTGGCGCTGTTGGTGGGCCTGGCCTGGGCTGTGGTCTCCACACGGCCCGACATCGACTACACAGAAG agtTCCTGATGACCATGGAGGTGGAGGGATACCCGAGAACAGACGAGGCTCTGGACATCCCCGCCTGA